A single Crateriforma conspicua DNA region contains:
- a CDS encoding type II toxin-antitoxin system RelE/ParE family toxin — translation MPGRKVPHRRRLAMDDIAGHSSDIAESNLDSALRFLDAIEATVDMLCQFPEAGGAVPTTRPEAEGLRAKLVNGFGNYVVLYFVTAETIDIARVIRGGQEIDQIALQSR, via the coding sequence ATGCCTGGACGCAAAGTGCCGCACCGCAGGCGGCTTGCCATGGACGACATTGCGGGACACTCGAGCGACATTGCCGAGTCGAATCTCGATTCAGCCCTGCGTTTTCTTGATGCGATCGAAGCGACTGTTGATATGTTGTGTCAGTTTCCGGAAGCCGGTGGTGCGGTGCCAACTACACGCCCAGAAGCCGAAGGGCTTCGTGCCAAGTTAGTGAACGGTTTCGGCAACTATGTAGTTCTCTATTTCGTGACGGCGGAAACAATCGACATCGCGCGAGTCATCCGTGGTGGGCAGGAGATCGACCAGATTGCGTTGCAAAGCAGGTAA
- a CDS encoding ribbon-helix-helix domain-containing protein, translated as MSTISVNVPEPIMSAIAERAKISGYEDVSEFVSEFILRISERQTEVEKLAVEGLQSGPSEPWNGNEIEAIRTELKSKHGS; from the coding sequence ATGTCTACGATTAGTGTTAATGTACCCGAGCCGATAATGTCGGCGATCGCGGAACGCGCGAAAATCAGCGGCTACGAAGACGTCAGCGAATTCGTATCAGAATTCATCTTGCGAATATCTGAGCGTCAGACCGAAGTAGAGAAGCTCGCGGTTGAAGGGTTGCAGAGCGGCCCAAGTGAGCCATGGAATGGAAATGAAATCGAAGCCATTCGTACAGAGTTGAAGTCAAAGCACGGAAGTTGA
- a CDS encoding serine hydrolase domain-containing protein, translating into MTLRQLYLAMPLILVLGCGKPEPSVQTSDGGTSTRTDTNATELGIDVTLLDALADRLGSSEFKQIDSVLVLKNGEIVFEKYQNGYGPKQVHDIASITKSVTSLLIGIAIDKGHIPSVDDKVVDYFQDTAYAKTWPADKRMITIRHLLTMQHGIAFDDYDDPNMKRFKSWLNSSDRIAHLLQQPMGMKPGQKSTYCTASTQLLRQVIEQSTGQSVEEFARENLFDPLGIKSFEWERSPKHGIGMGFGADAYPRDVAVLGRMIQQSGKWNGRQIVSSGWLEKSFRPHGKLLGIDYGYLWYGEPYSANGKQIQSYLAMGHGGQFLVLFPDLQSILVIMAKDYDQNIDFYQLIQDFVIPICSKT; encoded by the coding sequence ATGACCCTACGCCAACTCTATCTTGCAATGCCCTTGATCTTGGTTCTTGGTTGTGGCAAACCGGAACCCAGTGTCCAGACATCGGATGGCGGCACTTCAACGCGGACGGACACCAATGCCACTGAGTTGGGAATCGACGTGACATTGCTCGATGCGCTAGCCGACAGACTTGGCTCGAGTGAATTCAAGCAAATTGACTCAGTACTGGTCTTGAAGAATGGAGAGATCGTCTTCGAAAAGTATCAAAACGGGTACGGCCCTAAGCAAGTTCACGACATCGCGTCCATAACGAAGAGCGTCACCTCGCTACTCATTGGAATCGCGATCGACAAAGGACACATTCCGAGTGTTGACGACAAAGTCGTGGACTATTTTCAAGATACCGCCTACGCCAAAACGTGGCCTGCAGATAAGCGAATGATAACCATTCGACACTTGCTGACCATGCAGCATGGAATCGCATTCGACGACTATGATGATCCAAACATGAAACGGTTTAAGTCATGGCTTAATTCCAGTGACCGCATTGCCCATTTGCTACAACAACCGATGGGCATGAAGCCAGGGCAGAAGTCGACCTATTGCACGGCAAGCACTCAATTGCTTCGACAGGTCATTGAGCAGTCGACCGGACAAAGCGTCGAAGAATTCGCACGGGAGAATTTGTTCGACCCGCTCGGGATAAAGTCATTCGAGTGGGAGCGCTCACCGAAGCATGGCATCGGAATGGGGTTTGGGGCTGACGCGTACCCTCGTGACGTTGCGGTGCTTGGGCGCATGATCCAGCAAAGCGGCAAATGGAATGGCAGGCAAATAGTCTCGTCAGGCTGGCTGGAAAAGAGTTTCCGCCCTCACGGCAAGCTGTTGGGAATTGACTACGGCTACCTTTGGTACGGAGAGCCGTATTCGGCGAATGGCAAGCAGATTCAATCGTACTTGGCGATGGGCCACGGAGGACAATTTCTTGTTCTGTTCCCCGATCTACAGTCGATCCTCGTCATCATGGCGAAGGATTACGATCAGAATATTGATTTTTACCAACTCATCCAAGACTTTGTCATTCCCATCTGCTCCAAAACGTAG
- a CDS encoding ankyrin repeat domain-containing protein, which produces MANHPIFASTFHGDVDAVKKLLEADATLVAVRDAKNLTPLHVAASRGQSEAAQLLLDFGADIHGPTDNGEWTPLVFASYRGHCDVAKVLIDNGAGVTADDGNPIHYSGQRKHKDICRLLVEHGAIDDLIDSDDSDILALFRAAYSYDTDTVKEILSRRPELVDSRDNNNGRTPLHEACTHGDTKTVRALLKCGADVTIRDANGQVPADRAEAHDQRAVTNLLQKHDTSA; this is translated from the coding sequence ATGGCGAACCATCCGATCTTTGCGTCAACCTTTCATGGTGATGTCGACGCCGTCAAGAAGCTACTCGAAGCGGACGCTACACTGGTTGCGGTGCGCGACGCGAAAAATCTGACGCCGCTGCACGTTGCTGCCAGTCGTGGGCAATCCGAAGCCGCACAGTTGCTGCTCGACTTTGGTGCCGACATTCATGGCCCGACCGACAACGGCGAATGGACGCCGCTCGTGTTCGCTTCCTACCGTGGGCATTGTGATGTGGCCAAAGTGCTTATCGATAACGGCGCGGGTGTCACTGCGGACGATGGCAACCCAATTCACTACTCTGGACAACGCAAGCACAAAGACATTTGCCGTTTACTCGTCGAACACGGCGCGATCGATGATCTGATTGACTCCGATGACTCTGACATTCTCGCTCTCTTTCGGGCCGCATACAGTTATGACACGGATACTGTCAAAGAGATCCTCTCACGGCGACCGGAGCTTGTTGACAGCAGGGACAACAACAACGGGCGAACACCCCTTCACGAGGCCTGTACCCATGGGGACACAAAAACCGTTCGTGCGTTGCTAAAATGTGGCGCCGACGTGACGATTCGCGATGCGAACGGACAGGTTCCTGCAGATCGCGCAGAGGCCCACGATCAGCGAGCGGTCACGAATTTACTCCAAAAACACGATACCTCAGCATAA
- a CDS encoding IS3 family transposase (programmed frameshift) — MKQARKRRKPEQIVKAIAEGEAMLAAGKSLAEVYQKLGIVESTWMRWKKQYGGMKSDEARRLRELEIENQKLKELLAEAELDKRMLKVIAGGKLLSPTRRREAACKLQSCFGVSERRACRTLGQSRSSQRYRPNTKEDEPRLVARILELVREFPRYGYRRITRLLRQEGWRVNFKRIHRLWKQQGLKVPVKKAKKRRLGNSEGGVIRRSAEYPNHVWSVDFIFDRTEDGRSLKILSLIDEFTRECIALEVGRKFTGDDLVALLSDLFVSRGIPSFIRSDNGPEFISKAVRSFLDFIEVGTSYIEPGSPWQNGYVESFHSRLRDECLSCELFSSLSEAQSIIESWRQTYNHRRPHSGIGGMAPADFASQWATSASFAALPSRKQPTVESFNQPVLS; from the exons ATGAAACAAGCACGAAAGCGACGTAAGCCCGAACAGATCGTCAAGGCGATCGCCGAGGGTGAAGCCATGTTGGCCGCCGGCAAGAGCCTGGCGGAGGTGTACCAGAAGCTTGGGATTGTTGAATCGACCTGGATGCGATGGAAGAAGCAGTACGGCGGCATGAAGTCCGATGAGGCTCGACGGCTTCGCGAACTCGAAATCGAGAACCAGAAGCTCAAAGAACTGCTGGCCGAAGCAGAACTCGATAAGCGAATGCTCAAGGTGATCGCTG GAGGGAAACTTCTAAGCCCGACGCGTCGCCGTGAAGCAGCCTGCAAGTTGCAGAGTTGCTTCGGCGTCTCGGAGCGTCGGGCTTGCAGGACGCTCGGCCAATCGCGAAGTAGCCAACGATACCGGCCAAACACAAAAGAAGACGAACCACGTCTGGTTGCTCGAATACTGGAACTCGTCCGCGAGTTTCCTCGCTATGGCTATCGACGCATCACTCGTCTTCTGCGGCAGGAAGGCTGGCGTGTGAACTTCAAACGAATCCACCGACTCTGGAAACAACAAGGTCTCAAGGTGCCGGTCAAAAAGGCGAAAAAGCGACGATTGGGCAACTCCGAAGGCGGCGTCATTCGTCGATCGGCCGAGTACCCCAATCACGTTTGGTCGGTCGACTTCATCTTTGATCGAACCGAAGACGGTCGCTCGTTGAAGATCCTCTCTCTGATCGACGAGTTCACTCGTGAGTGCATTGCACTGGAAGTGGGTCGAAAGTTCACCGGCGACGATTTGGTGGCGCTGTTGAGCGACTTATTCGTCAGCCGCGGCATCCCGTCGTTCATCCGCAGCGACAATGGCCCGGAGTTCATCAGCAAGGCGGTCCGCTCCTTTCTGGACTTCATTGAGGTGGGGACTTCCTACATCGAACCGGGCAGTCCCTGGCAGAACGGCTACGTCGAAAGCTTCCACAGCAGGCTTCGCGATGAGTGTTTATCGTGCGAGCTGTTCAGCAGCTTGTCCGAGGCACAGTCGATCATTGAGTCATGGCGTCAAACGTACAACCATCGACGTCCGCACAGCGGCATCGGTGGAATGGCCCCAGCGGATTTTGCTTCACAGTGGGCTACTTCCGCTTCGTTCGCTGCGCTCCCTTCGCGGAAGCAGCCCACTGTGGAATCGTTTAACCAACCCGTACTCTCATAA
- a CDS encoding sialidase family protein: protein MLTKPRIVQDAEGYNSWPMIQAIGKKLVCVYSRGSGHTISEDARAVYARISADGGETWTPEAVVANSPGYGEVEVGKGLDSNGAMLLWVRRVGRDWHHDLYRTTDGVTFTLVATPQFDVRPVQITDIFTVPNVGLMALWFAGDYGGKPTNAWGALTSSDNGETWKQATVESSLSKAQWPTEPAAVYLGNGRILAIGRTEVGTPQFQMVSSDYGATWKREQTNIGDALASTPSLILDEETGLLSNYYYHRGAGVLRRRVVDPEKVFDHPRDWPDSEPIAMGSKVTFDAGNANATAIGNTHYISFYSGKSPDTAVLVSVVPAPSAGNQQVSE from the coding sequence GTGCTCACGAAGCCGCGGATCGTTCAGGATGCGGAAGGTTACAATTCGTGGCCGATGATTCAGGCGATCGGAAAAAAGCTCGTCTGCGTGTATAGCCGCGGTTCGGGGCACACGATCAGCGAGGACGCACGCGCCGTTTATGCACGTATCTCCGCCGACGGAGGAGAAACGTGGACGCCCGAGGCGGTCGTCGCTAATTCCCCAGGCTACGGCGAAGTCGAGGTCGGGAAGGGGCTGGATTCCAACGGGGCGATGCTCCTTTGGGTGCGCCGGGTGGGCAGGGATTGGCACCACGACCTTTACCGCACCACCGATGGTGTCACCTTCACCCTGGTGGCGACGCCACAGTTCGACGTCCGCCCTGTGCAGATCACCGACATCTTCACCGTCCCAAACGTGGGACTCATGGCGCTGTGGTTCGCTGGAGACTATGGAGGCAAGCCGACGAACGCGTGGGGCGCGCTGACAAGCAGTGACAATGGAGAAACCTGGAAACAGGCCACCGTCGAGTCCAGTTTATCCAAGGCGCAGTGGCCGACCGAACCCGCTGCGGTTTACCTCGGCAATGGCAGGATTCTCGCTATCGGCCGTACTGAGGTGGGCACGCCTCAGTTCCAGATGGTCTCTTCGGATTACGGTGCGACGTGGAAACGCGAACAAACCAATATTGGCGACGCTTTGGCTTCCACGCCAAGCTTGATCCTTGATGAGGAGACAGGGCTCCTGAGCAACTACTATTATCATCGCGGCGCCGGCGTACTGCGGCGACGCGTTGTCGATCCCGAGAAAGTGTTTGACCACCCGCGGGATTGGCCGGATTCGGAGCCCATTGCTATGGGAAGCAAGGTTACGTTCGATGCCGGAAATGCCAACGCCACTGCGATCGGAAACACCCACTACATCAGCTTTTACTCAGGCAAATCGCCTGACACCGCAGTCCTCGTTTCCGTGGTCCCGGCACCGAGTGCTGGGAATCAGCAGGTTTCGGAATAG
- a CDS encoding DUF6958 family protein: protein MSSSEKIQIENVNCPGQTKNVDAEKYTAMKNALLKVLPWKAPGMTQSEMQKAILPHLPDELWPGGSKSGWWAKTVQLDLEVKGAIVRTDSKPLTWHRA from the coding sequence ATGTCCAGCTCCGAAAAAATTCAGATCGAAAACGTGAACTGCCCGGGGCAGACGAAGAACGTTGATGCTGAAAAGTACACCGCAATGAAGAATGCGCTTCTGAAAGTGCTTCCTTGGAAAGCACCGGGCATGACTCAGTCGGAGATGCAGAAGGCGATCTTGCCTCATCTTCCGGATGAACTTTGGCCCGGCGGTTCGAAGTCTGGTTGGTGGGCGAAGACCGTACAGCTTGATCTCGAGGTAAAGGGCGCGATCGTCCGGACGGATTCGAAACCGCTAACATGGCATCGGGCATGA
- a CDS encoding nucleoside deaminase: MDAFLREAIREAEQGAREGGIPIGSVLVIGGKIVGRGRNRRVQDGSAIRHAEMDCLENAGRLTAAQYAKAILYSTLSPCDMCSGAALLYKIPKIVVGENSTFQGPESYVRSRGVDLTIVDDPDCIRMMRQFIANRPALWNEDIGEVGCG; encoded by the coding sequence ATGGACGCGTTTTTGAGAGAAGCGATCCGAGAGGCCGAGCAAGGTGCCCGTGAAGGCGGCATACCGATAGGTTCTGTTCTGGTGATCGGAGGAAAGATCGTCGGGCGTGGTCGCAATCGCAGGGTGCAAGACGGCAGCGCGATTCGTCATGCGGAAATGGATTGCTTGGAGAATGCGGGGCGGTTGACGGCGGCCCAGTATGCCAAAGCGATCTTGTATTCGACGTTGTCGCCGTGCGACATGTGCAGTGGCGCGGCGCTGTTGTATAAGATTCCGAAGATCGTCGTTGGTGAAAACTCGACTTTCCAGGGGCCCGAGTCCTATGTTCGGTCGCGAGGCGTTGATTTGACAATCGTCGATGATCCCGACTGTATCCGCATGATGCGTCAGTTCATTGCAAATCGTCCCGCCTTGTGGAACGAAGACATCGGCGAAGTTGGTTGTGGTTAG